The Bradysia coprophila strain Holo2 chromosome IV, BU_Bcop_v1, whole genome shotgun sequence genome includes a region encoding these proteins:
- the LOC119066273 gene encoding uncharacterized protein LOC119066273, which translates to MGISSKTVDFLDDINAKYATLECEIDQKLASISIDEKKFEKMFSSKRVTFEDRPNKACTNLESAKRRNAELIKELEISKARLRSRATYSPLEQVLNKAIENYVTNSELPQSTIRKRYGPTYV; encoded by the exons ATGGGTATAAGTAGTAAGACAGTGGATTTTTTGGATGACATAAATGCAAAATACGCAACCTTGGAGTgcgaaattgatcaaaaactTGCTTCCAT TTCCATTGatgaaaagaaattcgaaaaaatgttttcttcaaaACGTGTTACGTTCGAAGACAGACCGAACAAAGCGTGTACGAATTTGGAATCAGCGAAACGACGGAATGCTGAACTCATTAAG GAACTGGAAATATCGAAAGCCCGATTACGATCCCGGGCTACATATAGTCCCCTCGAACAAGTGCTGAATAAAGCTATAGAAAACTATGTAACCAATTCGGAATTACCTCAATCAACAATCCGAAAAAGATATGGTCCCACGTATGTCTAA